In a single window of the Planctomycetia bacterium genome:
- a CDS encoding motility associated factor glycosyltransferase family protein encodes MRPSRDVAERVWSAIGRVRRSGVARSRAGVGIQLPTGIPSTIPRVTTDMDINRTFLANMAALWRHDPRLAQQIDDIDPDARLAVTASRSGALTASVTTQDGRTIFLHSRYDPVKEAADFCGNLEKTEAACLLLCGLGLGYHVLALRATFGDEALVVVSEPDLVTLKTALEFTDLSSAISSGRVIFLTTLAKSTLHDRLTQYSVLLMLGTLFAVPPASRDHHSDFHTAARQAILDFAAFAKMSLVTLVRNAEITCRNIANNLPTYVSTPPPDLLRNRFAGCPAILVAAGPSLARNIDQLADLRDKAVIIAAQTTLRPLLERGIRPHFVTSLDFNEMSKQFFQNLEISEDVVLVAEPKAAWQAIDAFASQGEGRAQGKVILLQNHFAHRCIGTDIARRTPMEPGSTVMHLAYYLAQWLGCDPIIFIGQDLGFTGHVYYAPGVTMHRSWTPELGRFGTLEMKEWERIARQRSILRRVKDIEGREIYTDEQMFTYLEQFERDFAKSSARIIDATEGGAQKRGAAVMALREAAEQFCREAIDPGRFAVAASRWRDAGQSGPAREALRKRLDELARFKELCEETRGLLLEMKGLLGDPAAFNARLVRVDELRTLVQRHELIFQMVREVSQLGELQKIAADHKLAALTQAMRDRGERQLSRDMQFMDNLISGCALLERILRESVVRFDEAIGGAT; translated from the coding sequence GTGCGGCCAAGCCGCGATGTGGCGGAGCGCGTCTGGTCCGCGATCGGCCGAGTCCGGCGTAGCGGCGTCGCTCGAAGCCGGGCCGGCGTCGGCATACAACTGCCGACCGGGATTCCGAGTACAATCCCGCGGGTGACGACTGATATGGACATCAATCGCACATTTCTCGCCAACATGGCGGCGCTGTGGCGGCACGATCCGCGACTGGCGCAGCAAATCGACGACATCGATCCCGACGCAAGACTTGCGGTTACGGCGTCCCGATCCGGCGCACTGACGGCCAGCGTGACGACGCAGGACGGCCGGACGATTTTCCTTCACAGCCGTTATGACCCGGTGAAGGAGGCCGCCGATTTCTGCGGCAATCTGGAGAAAACGGAGGCCGCGTGTCTGTTGCTTTGCGGGCTGGGGCTGGGGTATCACGTGCTCGCGCTGCGGGCGACGTTCGGCGATGAGGCGCTCGTTGTGGTCAGCGAGCCGGACCTCGTCACGCTTAAGACGGCGCTAGAGTTCACCGACCTTTCGTCAGCTATTTCGTCGGGGCGCGTTATCTTTCTGACGACTCTGGCCAAGTCAACGCTTCACGATCGGCTGACGCAATACTCCGTGCTGCTCATGCTCGGTACGCTCTTCGCGGTTCCGCCGGCCTCGCGCGATCACCATTCCGATTTTCACACGGCTGCCCGACAGGCGATTCTCGACTTTGCGGCATTCGCCAAGATGTCGCTCGTGACGCTTGTGCGCAACGCTGAGATTACGTGTCGAAACATCGCCAACAACCTGCCGACCTATGTTTCCACGCCGCCGCCGGACTTGCTGCGCAACCGATTCGCGGGATGTCCGGCGATTTTGGTCGCGGCGGGTCCCTCGCTGGCGCGCAACATCGATCAACTCGCCGATTTGCGCGACAAGGCGGTCATCATCGCGGCGCAGACGACGCTTCGGCCGCTGCTCGAGCGGGGCATCAGGCCGCACTTCGTGACCTCGCTGGACTTCAACGAGATGTCCAAGCAGTTTTTTCAGAATCTTGAAATTTCCGAGGACGTCGTATTGGTGGCCGAGCCAAAGGCGGCGTGGCAGGCGATTGACGCATTTGCGAGCCAGGGCGAGGGCCGGGCGCAGGGGAAAGTCATTCTGCTGCAAAACCACTTTGCCCATCGATGCATCGGCACGGATATCGCGCGGCGAACGCCGATGGAGCCGGGCTCCACGGTCATGCACCTGGCGTATTACCTCGCGCAGTGGCTGGGCTGCGATCCGATCATCTTCATCGGACAGGACCTCGGTTTCACCGGGCACGTCTATTACGCGCCGGGCGTCACGATGCACCGGTCGTGGACGCCGGAGCTGGGTCGCTTCGGCACGCTGGAGATGAAGGAGTGGGAGCGGATCGCGCGGCAACGGTCCATCCTGAGGCGGGTGAAGGACATCGAGGGGCGCGAGATCTACACCGACGAGCAGATGTTTACGTATCTGGAGCAGTTCGAGCGCGACTTCGCGAAATCGAGTGCCAGGATTATCGACGCCACGGAGGGCGGAGCGCAGAAGCGCGGCGCGGCGGTCATGGCGCTTCGGGAGGCCGCCGAGCAGTTCTGCCGCGAGGCGATCGACCCGGGTCGATTTGCCGTGGCGGCGAGCCGCTGGCGCGACGCGGGTCAGTCAGGGCCGGCGCGGGAGGCGCTGCGGAAACGTCTGGATGAGTTGGCGAGGTTTAAGGAGCTTTGCGAAGAGACGCGCGGGTTGCTGCTGGAGATGAAGGGACTGCTGGGCGATCCGGCGGCCTTTAATGCGCGGCTGGTGCGCGTGGACGAGCTGCGGACGCTGGTTCAGCGGCACGAGCTGATCTTTCAGATGGTTCGGGAGGTTTCTCAGCTCGGCGAGTTGCAGAAGATCGCCGCGGATCACAAGCTGGCGGCGTTGACGCAGGCGATGCGCGATCGGGGCGAGCGGCAGTTGTCGCGCGACATGCAGTTCATGGACAACCTGATATCCGGCTGTGCGCTGCTTGAGCGGATTCTTCGGGAGTCCGTCGTGAGGTTTGACGAGGCGATCGGAGGGGCGACATGA